A region from the Silene latifolia isolate original U9 population chromosome 7, ASM4854445v1, whole genome shotgun sequence genome encodes:
- the LOC141590692 gene encoding putative 2' cyclic ADP-D-ribose synthase BdTIR, which yields MQRSMTISKNIATRIIRPMTQIATPAVIKPCQVFINHRGIDTKRTIAGLLYQHLSSLGLNPFLDSKSMRPGDRLFDKIDRAIHKSQVGVAVFSQRYCESYFCLHELALMTETKKKIVPIFCDVKPSELKIKNDGTCSNKELKRFQWALDEAKYTVGLTFDTSSGDWSQFLTSATDAILQSLLEVQENQQYLDNNINNNNHRITKYFDGDST from the exons ATGCAACGTTCAATGACGATCTCCAAAAACATTGCAACCCGGATTATCCGACCCATGACCCAAATAGCTACACCTGCGGTTATTAAACCGTGCCAAGTGTTTATCAACCATAGGGGGATCGACACGAAAAGAACCATAGCCGGGTTACTCTACCAACATCTTTCGAGTCTCGGGTTAAACCCGTTTTTGGATAGTAAGAGTATGAGACCCGGTGATAGGTTATTCGATAAAATTGACCGGGCCATCCATAAAAGTCAGGTCGGAGTGGCGGTTTTTTCGCAacgttattgtgaatcatatttTTGTTTGCATGAACTTGCATTAATGACGGAAACTAAAAAGAAAATAGTTCCGATTTTTTGTGACGTAAAACCGTCTGAACTTAAGATTAAGAATGATGGGACTTGTTCTAATAAGGAACTTAAGAGATTTCAATGGGCTCTTGATGAGGCTAAGTATACCGTTGGATTAACTTTTGATACTTCTTCAGG GGATTGGTCACAGTTTCTCACAAGTGCAACAGATGCAATACTACAAAGCTTGCTTGAAGTTCAAGAAAACCAACAATACCTTGATAATAATATCAACAATAATAATCATCGTATTACAAAATATTTTGATGGCGATTCCACCTAG